In Bacillus sp. NP247, one DNA window encodes the following:
- a CDS encoding helix-turn-helix transcriptional regulator yields the protein MNNVKNYRKSEGLSQLELAKKVNVARQTINLIENNKYNPSLALCIELAKALKTDLNSLFWEGD from the coding sequence TTGAATAACGTTAAAAACTATCGAAAATCTGAAGGCCTATCTCAGCTAGAATTAGCTAAAAAAGTTAATGTGGCTAGACAGACAATAAACTTAATTGAAAACAATAAATATAATCCTTCTTTAGCTTTATGTATCGAATTAGCAAAAGCGTTAAAAACAGATTTAAACAGCCTATTTTGGGAGGGAGATTAA
- a CDS encoding ABC transporter substrate-binding protein has translation MRNIAFFFFLLVIGGAMSSCSRDTTSIKYNKSGLPILDDRHLVAYVAAREEVGEALLSSFCKQRGCTYEFIRLSTEELLRRVEEEAGNPKADIIIGGTVDAHQMMKQKNLSIPVTTQHANRISKSVKDKDGYWYGYEVEKLAIAINKERWNEEIAPLGLPYPSRWQDLLDPLYTGKIAMPDPNVSGTAYTLFQSLIDTLGEEEAKEYVKNLARQVGEVTVNGYMPAELVASGEYMIGINFAGDQRMLQKQGFPIVSNEPEQTGLSVNAISKLKRAPSGIIADLFIDYCLSEEAGHILEKVSFGVPTMFAKNQKEIEGQPVRRTNKNISNSGIIEIWNRQRLSQK, from the coding sequence ATGAGAAATATAGCCTTTTTCTTTTTTTTGCTAGTAATCGGAGGAGCGATGTCTAGTTGCTCTCGAGATACAACCTCTATTAAATATAATAAAAGTGGTCTCCCTATTTTGGATGATCGTCATCTTGTTGCGTATGTGGCGGCCCGCGAGGAAGTTGGTGAAGCTTTGCTTTCATCATTTTGTAAACAACGCGGGTGTACATATGAATTTATTCGCCTATCGACAGAAGAGCTTCTTCGGAGAGTAGAAGAGGAAGCTGGAAATCCGAAAGCGGATATTATTATTGGCGGTACAGTAGATGCGCATCAAATGATGAAGCAAAAGAACCTTTCTATTCCTGTTACGACCCAGCATGCGAACCGTATTTCAAAGTCTGTTAAAGATAAAGATGGTTATTGGTACGGTTATGAAGTGGAGAAACTAGCAATTGCGATTAATAAAGAGCGGTGGAATGAAGAAATAGCACCGCTCGGTCTTCCATATCCATCAAGGTGGCAAGATTTATTAGATCCGTTATATACGGGTAAGATTGCAATGCCTGATCCAAATGTTTCTGGCACAGCATATACGTTGTTTCAATCACTTATTGATACTTTAGGTGAAGAAGAAGCGAAAGAGTATGTTAAGAATCTTGCAAGGCAAGTTGGTGAAGTAACGGTGAATGGTTATATGCCCGCAGAACTGGTTGCGAGCGGTGAATATATGATAGGCATCAATTTTGCGGGAGATCAGAGAATGCTTCAGAAACAAGGCTTTCCTATTGTAAGTAATGAACCTGAGCAAACAGGTTTGTCTGTCAATGCGATTTCAAAACTAAAACGTGCACCGAGTGGTATTATTGCGGATTTATTTATTGATTATTGCTTATCAGAAGAAGCGGGGCACATTTTAGAAAAAGTTTCGTTTGGCGTACCAACGATGTTTGCGAAGAATCAGAAAGAGATAGAAGGTCAGCCAGTTAGAAGGACGAACAAAAATATATCAAATAGTGGGATAATCGAGATATGGAATAGACAGCGTCTCTCTCAAAAGTGA
- a CDS encoding DUF3919 family protein yields the protein MKRLSFQILMFVFCMIVSLILFYVIEKQIYNRITIVDDKQAVLQRVNESLPTEVKVRHEKWGEIVVTDEVRLHTIVSFFDRIRIEPREAKNQEQVFTGEVTYLNGHKRTFAVGDLFQYEANVYGKNGTDPMISALQTYLLSLYYTPERISNFFAEAKEVVVRQGDVIRTIDLTQIFDSIRYAKQITDYGEIQKLLQSQNEPIAYITAYKTGKRVKNEREDILTISVYPSYFVVQYLGDNNGNVMYMKGSLAEFLVKESVS from the coding sequence ATGAAAAGGCTATCATTTCAAATTCTTATGTTTGTCTTTTGTATGATCGTTTCTCTTATTTTGTTTTATGTTATTGAGAAGCAAATATATAATCGAATCACAATTGTGGATGACAAACAAGCCGTTTTACAAAGAGTGAATGAATCCCTTCCTACTGAAGTGAAAGTAAGGCATGAGAAGTGGGGAGAAATTGTTGTAACGGATGAAGTTCGTTTGCATACGATTGTTTCATTCTTTGACCGAATTCGAATAGAGCCGAGAGAAGCTAAGAATCAAGAACAAGTATTTACTGGAGAAGTAACGTACTTGAATGGACATAAACGTACTTTTGCAGTAGGTGACTTGTTCCAGTATGAGGCTAATGTATACGGAAAGAATGGTACGGATCCGATGATCTCAGCATTGCAAACGTATTTGTTAAGTCTGTATTATACACCAGAGCGCATTAGTAATTTCTTTGCGGAGGCAAAGGAAGTTGTAGTGAGGCAAGGGGATGTAATACGTACTATAGATCTTACGCAAATATTTGATTCTATTCGATACGCAAAGCAAATTACAGATTACGGAGAAATTCAGAAATTATTACAATCACAGAATGAGCCGATTGCTTATATTACTGCCTATAAAACAGGCAAGCGTGTAAAGAATGAGCGGGAGGATATTCTAACTATTTCTGTGTATCCATCGTACTTTGTTGTGCAATATCTCGGTGATAATAACGGGAATGTCATGTATATGAAGGGCTCCCTAGCAGAATTCCTTGTAAAGGAGAGTGTGTCATGA
- a CDS encoding DUF3278 domain-containing protein, giving the protein MMKIEWKEKVYNNFIGTISERDEYQKQEINKELAIAGIGLWWLNMLVMLIMLLVDTMNHTISIGTIFIFLINMIYANYLIFKLKKKGLNDTECATEEEYLKHKKTLRKAGLKAGVLWGFQMFVFMNYILPYLGSEEISISLFNVVLYCCGGGFFGLSMYIVGLLNLKKLY; this is encoded by the coding sequence ATGATGAAAATTGAATGGAAAGAAAAAGTATATAATAATTTTATTGGAACAATTAGTGAAAGAGATGAGTATCAAAAACAAGAAATCAATAAAGAATTAGCTATAGCTGGAATTGGTTTATGGTGGTTAAATATGTTGGTAATGCTTATTATGTTACTCGTCGATACTATGAACCATACAATATCTATAGGCACTATATTTATTTTTCTTATTAATATGATTTATGCTAATTATTTAATCTTTAAATTGAAAAAGAAGGGCCTAAATGATACTGAGTGTGCAACAGAAGAAGAGTATTTAAAACATAAAAAAACATTAAGAAAAGCTGGCTTAAAAGCAGGTGTACTTTGGGGCTTCCAAATGTTTGTTTTTATGAATTATATCCTTCCCTATTTAGGCTCAGAAGAAATCTCGATTTCTTTATTTAATGTTGTGCTTTACTGCTGTGGTGGCGGATTTTTTGGTCTATCCATGTATATAGTCGGTTTATTAAATCTAAAAAAATTATATTAA
- a CDS encoding efflux RND transporter periplasmic adaptor subunit: protein MLPNTVRTPNKKKKWIIIGVIALIVIVAAVNIFVMQGKKKGTAKTDAVSFEKVTERKLNNTKLISGQVKPGNIESFYADPTKGKVKDIAVKEGQEVEKGTKLFSYDNEEINLQMKQADLDQKMADMRYDQGKKKIDSLKKEIKKVKDSGAGKEVTDPMEEQVSELEMAQKTTDLEKEKGKLQKEELSKKQKELTIYSNFTGVVQKLDKDAAQSSSQALGGQGKAFLQVASKDPFQVQGTLTELQKSQIQKDQTFTVTAKANNKKKWTGKITEVSEFPTSAEMAQAAGEGTQNMSQYTYKASLDSQDGLSPGYHVSLQVNLENKTMIAVPSKSIVEKGEDAFVYIEEKGKLRKQNVKKGATDGDWTEIVEGATVGQKVVKNPSDNVYDGMEVKEK, encoded by the coding sequence ATGTTACCAAATACGGTTCGTACTCCAAACAAGAAGAAGAAATGGATTATCATCGGAGTTATTGCACTAATTGTTATTGTAGCAGCAGTTAATATTTTTGTTATGCAAGGTAAGAAGAAAGGTACGGCGAAGACAGATGCTGTAAGTTTTGAGAAAGTGACAGAGCGTAAGCTTAATAATACGAAATTAATTTCTGGTCAAGTGAAGCCAGGAAATATTGAAAGTTTCTATGCGGATCCGACTAAAGGAAAAGTGAAAGATATTGCGGTGAAAGAAGGACAAGAAGTAGAAAAAGGAACGAAATTATTCTCTTATGATAATGAAGAAATTAATCTTCAAATGAAGCAAGCTGATCTTGATCAGAAGATGGCTGATATGCGCTACGATCAAGGGAAAAAGAAGATTGATTCGTTGAAGAAAGAAATTAAGAAGGTAAAAGATAGTGGGGCTGGGAAAGAAGTAACAGACCCAATGGAAGAGCAAGTAAGTGAGTTAGAAATGGCGCAAAAGACAACTGACCTTGAGAAAGAAAAAGGGAAGTTACAAAAAGAAGAGTTAAGTAAAAAACAGAAAGAACTTACGATTTATAGTAATTTTACTGGTGTTGTACAGAAGTTAGATAAGGATGCAGCGCAAAGTTCATCTCAGGCATTAGGTGGCCAAGGGAAAGCATTCTTGCAAGTTGCTTCTAAAGATCCGTTCCAAGTTCAAGGGACTTTAACAGAGCTTCAAAAATCACAAATTCAAAAAGATCAAACGTTCACTGTAACTGCGAAAGCAAATAATAAGAAAAAGTGGACAGGTAAGATTACGGAAGTAAGTGAATTCCCAACGAGTGCAGAGATGGCTCAAGCTGCTGGTGAGGGAACTCAAAATATGTCTCAATATACATATAAAGCAAGTCTTGATAGCCAAGATGGTTTATCTCCAGGTTATCACGTTTCGCTGCAAGTAAATTTAGAGAATAAGACGATGATCGCTGTTCCAAGTAAGAGCATTGTAGAAAAAGGCGAAGATGCATTTGTTTATATCGAAGAAAAAGGAAAGCTTCGTAAACAAAATGTGAAAAAAGGTGCTACTGATGGAGATTGGACAGAGATTGTTGAAGGCGCAACAGTGGGGCAAAAGGTGGTTAAAAATCCTTCCGACAACGTGTATGACGGAATGGAAGTGAAAGAGAAATGA
- a CDS encoding MFS transporter — MFKWLKPAPAIERLPADMIAKVYTLLRIRVLIGISVGYAAYYLVRSNFTLSSTYLVQEYGFSTAEIGLLGSVMAIVYGFSKFFMGNLSDKAFAQRFIAVGLFLSGLVNICFGFASSFGMIVTLLVLNGIVQGMGAPPCSIVMTKWFSKKERGTKTGIWNISHNVGGMLVPPLVGIGVGIFGENNWQGGVFIFPAIIAMAISVLVWINAKDTPESEGLPPIDEYRNDYENLEKADNASKMSPKEILMKYVVKNKFVWFLCIANAFVYLIRFGVINWVPLYLTTVKGFSKNEAHAAYAIFEGMAIPSSLIVGLLSDKLFKGKRMPLCIISMVGVVIGTVVYWQATSVLVVSIAVSIIGCLIYVPQFLIGLSAMELVPKFAVGTTVGMCGLFGYVGGSLVANAAIGVIVDRSGWDGCFILLLTGAILSTVFLFIVQRGHERKAPKVA, encoded by the coding sequence ATGTTTAAATGGCTTAAGCCAGCACCTGCAATTGAGAGATTACCAGCGGATATGATCGCTAAAGTATATACATTACTGCGTATTCGTGTACTAATTGGAATTTCAGTTGGATATGCTGCTTATTATTTAGTGCGCAGTAACTTTACGTTATCAAGTACGTATTTAGTACAAGAATATGGTTTTAGTACAGCTGAAATTGGATTACTAGGTTCAGTAATGGCAATTGTTTATGGATTTAGTAAGTTCTTTATGGGGAATTTATCAGATAAAGCTTTCGCCCAGCGTTTTATCGCAGTCGGATTATTCTTATCAGGGCTTGTAAATATTTGTTTCGGTTTTGCATCTTCATTTGGGATGATTGTTACATTACTTGTTCTGAACGGTATTGTACAAGGTATGGGAGCACCACCTTGTAGTATCGTTATGACGAAATGGTTCTCGAAGAAAGAACGTGGTACAAAAACAGGTATTTGGAATATTTCACATAACGTTGGCGGAATGCTAGTGCCGCCCCTTGTCGGAATTGGTGTAGGTATTTTCGGTGAAAATAATTGGCAGGGCGGAGTATTTATTTTCCCAGCGATTATCGCAATGGCAATTTCAGTTCTTGTTTGGATTAATGCGAAGGATACACCAGAGTCTGAAGGTCTGCCTCCAATTGATGAGTATCGTAATGACTATGAAAATCTTGAAAAAGCAGATAACGCTAGCAAGATGTCGCCAAAAGAAATTTTAATGAAATACGTAGTGAAAAATAAATTTGTATGGTTCTTATGTATTGCGAATGCATTTGTTTATTTAATTCGTTTCGGTGTTATTAACTGGGTTCCACTTTATTTAACGACAGTTAAAGGTTTTTCAAAAAATGAAGCACATGCAGCATACGCAATCTTTGAAGGTATGGCAATTCCAAGTTCATTAATTGTTGGTCTTTTAAGTGATAAATTATTTAAAGGGAAACGTATGCCATTGTGTATTATTAGTATGGTTGGAGTTGTTATTGGTACGGTTGTATATTGGCAAGCAACTAGCGTACTTGTTGTAAGTATTGCAGTTTCTATTATCGGATGTTTAATTTACGTACCACAGTTCTTAATCGGTTTAAGTGCGATGGAATTAGTACCGAAATTTGCAGTAGGTACGACAGTTGGTATGTGTGGTCTGTTCGGTTATGTAGGTGGAAGTCTTGTAGCAAACGCAGCAATTGGTGTTATTGTTGATCGTTCTGGCTGGGATGGTTGCTTTATCTTACTATTAACAGGTGCAATTTTATCAACAGTCTTCTTGTTCATCGTTCAACGTGGGCATGAGAGAAAAGCTCCTAAAGTGGCGTAA